In the Populus trichocarpa isolate Nisqually-1 chromosome 1, P.trichocarpa_v4.1, whole genome shotgun sequence genome, one interval contains:
- the LOC7495800 gene encoding pentatricopeptide repeat-containing protein At5g14080, producing MARLGTELAVRISRALITESNSSIPTRSWNPLLEQTLHKIGCRDSLSQSLVARVIDPHLLTHHSLALGFFNWASQQPGFTHNSLTYHSVLKSLSFSRQFNAIESLLKRAKAQNLTLDSSIYRFVVDSLIKRGKTQMAFSVFNEIKSQSLDLGTETSNSLLASLGSDGCFNNAMKVFDEMNNRGIGFSTIGFGVFIWRLCRNGDLGEVLRLVDEVEGRNSLINGSVIAVLIVHGLCEGSRTSEALRALNELRIRGWKPDFIAYRVVAEAFRSLGSVFDVNEVLKMKRKLGVAPRSNDYREFILGLITERRIYEAKELGEVIASGNFPMEDDVLNALIGSVSTIDPYSAMKFFHFVIGKGKFPTLLTLSNLCRNLCKHGKIDELLEVYRVLSSNEYFSDMESYNVMFSFLCMGGRVREAYEVLQEMRKKGLDPDISMYNSLIEVLCREDLLRPAKRLWDEMFVIGCGGNLKTYNILIGKFSEIGQIEEATRLFNHMLEKGVTPDATTHRFLLEALCQETMFETAVDVFYKHVNHDVMLAQNILKTLILNLCGKGHFLVASKFLCDLTHDVSHSDAHVVLLKCLADSEEVPIAVEHAKQIRGNSPSMLQVICTKLLAFSSSSSNPEPILHLLQALSQERVISIDFGNDSWKHVCSKSLK from the exons aTGGCGCGCTTGGGAACGGAGTTAGCAGTTCGGATAAGCAGAGCTCTAATCACCGAGTCAAATAGCTCAATCCCGACCCGTTCATGGAATCCATTACTAGAGCAAACTCTACACAAAATCGGTTGTCGCGACTCACTGAGTCAGTCGCTCGTGGCTCGAGTCATCGACCCACATCTCTTAACTCACCACTCTCTTGCTCTGGGTTTCTTCAATTGGGCTTCTCAACAACCCGGGTTCACTCATAATTCACTTACTTACCATTCAGTACTcaaatctctttctttctcccgCCAATTCAATGCCATTGAATCACTGTTAAAGCGAGCCAAAGCTCAAAACCTGACTCTTGATTCTTCAATTTATCGATTTGTTGTTGATTCTTTGATTAAAAGAGGAAAAACCCAGATGGCATTTTCGGTTTTTAACGAGATTAAATCACAAAGTTTAGATCTTGGGACTGAGACAAGTAACTCTCTTTTGGCTTCTTTGGGGTCTGATGGGTGTTTTAACAATGCAATgaaggtgtttgatgaaatgaatAACAGAGGTATTGGCTTTAGTACTATTGGGTTTGGTGTATTTATATGGAGGCTTTGTAGAAATGGCGATTTGGGTGAAGTTTTGCGCTTGGTAGATGAGGTTGAAGGGAGGAATTCCTTGATTAATGGGTCCGTTATTGCGGTTTTAATTGTTCATGGGCTTTGTGAGGGTTCAAGAACAAGCGAGGCTTTGCGGGCATTGAATGAGTTGAGAATTAGGGGGTGGAAACCTGATTTTATCGCATATAGGGTTGTTGCCGAAGCATTTAGATCGCTTGGAAGCGTGTTTGACGTGAACGAGGTTTTGAAGATGAAGAGGAAGTTAGGAGTGGCACCGAGGAGTAATGATTACAGAGAGtttattttgggtttgattACTGAAAGACGGATATATGAAGCAAAAGAATTAGGCGAAGTTATCGCAAGTGGCAACTTTCCTATGGAAGACGATGTTTTGAATGCACTGATAGGATCAGTGTCGACAATTGATCCTTATTCGGCAatgaagttttttcattttgttattggAAAAGGGAAGTTCCCAACGCTTTTAACGTTGAGTAATTTGTGTAGGAATCTATGTAAGCATGGGAAGATTGATGAGTTGTTGGAGGTATACCGTGTTTTGTCTTCTAATGAATATTTCTCTGATATGGAGAGTTACAATGTGATGTTTTCGTTCTTATGCATGGGTGGAAGAGTGAGAGAGGCTTATGAGGTGCTTCAAGAGATGAGAAAGAAAGGGTTAGACCCAGATATCTCAATGTATAATTCCCTAATTGAAGTGTTATGTAGAGAAGATCTGTTGCGTCCTGCTAAAAGGCTTTGGGATGAAATGTTTGTAATCGGATGTGGAGGGAACTTGAAAACTTATAATATTCTCATTGGGAAATTCTCAGAAATAGGTCAAATTGAAGAGGCTACGAGGCTTTTCAATCACATGTTGGAGAAAGGGGTGACACCTGATGCTACAACTCACAGATTCCTCCTTGAAGCCCTTTGCCAAGAAACAATGTTTGAAACTGCAGTTGATGTCTTCTACAAGCATGTGAATCACGATGTAATGCTTGCACAAAATATATTGAAGACATTGATTCTAAACCTCTGCGGAAAAG GTCACTTCCTTGTTGCTTCTAAGTTTCTGTGTGACCTCACTCATGACGTAAGTCATTCAGATGCCCATGTGGTTTTGTTGAAATGTTTAGCTGACTCTGAAGAGGTTCCAATTGCAGTGGAACATGCAAAACAAATTCGAGGTAACTCACCTTCAATGTTGCAAGTCATATGCACTAAGCTTTtggccttttcttcttcttcttcaaacccAGAGCCTATTTTGCACTTGCTTCAAGCTCTGTCACAAGAACGTGTGATCAGTATAGATTTCGGCAATGATTCTTGGAAGCATGTATGCAGCAAATCATTGAAATGA
- the LOC7495799 gene encoding ACT domain-containing protein ACR6 codes for MDEEYAKLIRRLNPPRVVIDNDACEEATVIQVDSVNKHGILLKVVQVLTDMNLVITKAYISSDGDWFMDVFNVVDQDGKKIRDKEVMDYIQRRLESNASFAPSLRGSVGVMPSEEHTAIELTGTDRPGLLSEVCAVLTDLHCNVVNAEIWTHNTRAAAVVHVTDDSTGCAIKDPKRLSTIRELLCNVLKGNDDSKTATTTLSPPGVTSRERRLHQIMFADRDYERVERAGLARFEDKSSRPHVTVLNIERDYTVVSMRSKDRPKLLFDIVCTLTDMEYVVFHGMVSTGRMEAYQEFYIRHVDGLPVSSDAERERVVQCLEAAIERRASEGLELELCTEDRVGLLSDITRIFRENSLCIKRAEILTKGGKAKDTFYVTDVTGNPVDPKIIDSICRQIGQTKLLVKRNSILSPKPPQETTMGYIFGNLFKARTFKLIRSYS; via the exons ATGGATGAAGAGTATGCTAAGCTAATCAGGAGATTGAACCCACCAAG agttgtgattgacaaTGATGCTTGTGAGGAAGCCACTGTTATCCAG GTTGATAGTGTTAACAAGCATGGAATACTCCTCAAAGTTGTACAAGTGCTTACGGATATGAACCTTGTGATAACAAAAGCATACATATCATCTGACGGGGATTGGTTTATGGATG tGTTTAATGTGGTCGACCAAGATGGGAAGAAAATCAGAGATAAGGAAGTTATGGATTATATTCAACGA AGACTTGAAAGCAATGCGAGCTTTGCACCATCGTTGAGAGGGTCTGTTGGGGTGATGCCTTCTGAAGAGCATACTGCAATTGAGCTTACTGGTACTGACAGGCCTGGTTTATTGTCTGAAGTATGTGCGGTTCTCACAGACCTCCACTGCAATGTGGTAAATGCTGAGATATGGACTCATAACACTAGGGCTGCTGCTGTAGTTCATGTCACAGATGATTCCACAGGGTGTGCAATTAAAGATCCAAAACGACTCTCGACCATCAGGGAATTGCTTTGCAATGTTCTCAAGGGAAATGATGATTCGAAGACAGCAACTACGACTCTTTCACCCCCTGGGGTAACAAGTAGGGAAAGAAGATTGCATCAGATAATGTTTGCAGACAGGGACTATGAAAGAGTTGAAAGAGCAGGATTAGCGAGATTTGAAGATAAGAGTTCAAGGCCCCATGTAACAGTGTTGAATATTGAGAGAGATTACACCGTCGTTTCTATGAGGTCAAAGGATCGTCCCAAACTATTGTTTGACATTGTTTGCACTTTAACAGACATGGAGTATGTTGTCTTTCATGGAATGGTCAGCACAGGAAGAATGGAAGCTTATCAG GAATTCTATATTCGACATGTTGATGGACTCCCTGTAAGCTCAGATGCTGAGCGAGAACGTGTAGTACAGTGTCTTGAAGCTGCCATTGAAAGGCGAGCTTCTGAG GGACTGGAGCTGGAATTGTGCACAGAGGACCGTGTTGGACTCCTCTCAGACATTACCAGGATATTCCGAGAAAACAGTTTGTGTATTAAGAGAGCAGAAATCTTGACAAAAGGTGGTAAAGCCAAAGATACATTCTATGTCACGGACGTCACTGGTAACCCAGTCGACCCCAAGATCATCGATTCAATTTGTAGACAGATTGGACAAACCAAGCTGCTAGTAAAACGCAACTCTATTCTTTCCCCAAAGCCTCCCCAGGAAACAACAATGGGATACATCTTTGGGAACCTCTTTAAAGCTCGAACATTCAAGTTGATTAGATCCTACTCGTAA